In [Leptolyngbya] sp. PCC 7376, a genomic segment contains:
- a CDS encoding tetratricopeptide repeat protein encodes MTQNNLANIYTERIWGNKLQNIENAIRFCQQALEVYIHASFPIDWAAAQVTLGNAYMQRIRGKREENIEFAIDVYRLSLEVYKSSTFPKQWATVQNNLAMSYRCRLRGDRAENIESAIITYKEALCVRTRETYPVDWAMTQNNLGNAYSERILGNTASNIECAIDAYERALEIRTYKASPVNWARTLSNLAIAYRKRINGEAAKNIEISINALKLSLKVRNREDLPIEWAITQNNLSLAYLNRVEGSRKDNIESAKSACEAALEIYTQEQNSHQWATAQNNLGFVYCERIKGNPVENINATIKRMSEKYILSIDM; translated from the coding sequence ATGACTCAAAACAACCTAGCAAATATCTACACGGAGCGTATTTGGGGAAATAAATTACAAAATATTGAAAACGCCATTAGATTTTGTCAGCAAGCTCTTGAAGTTTACATTCACGCTTCTTTTCCAATAGACTGGGCAGCGGCTCAAGTTACATTAGGAAACGCCTATATGCAGAGAATTAGAGGTAAAAGAGAAGAAAATATTGAATTTGCAATTGATGTATATAGACTCTCTCTGGAAGTTTATAAGAGTAGTACTTTTCCTAAACAGTGGGCAACTGTTCAAAATAACTTAGCTATGTCTTATCGATGTCGCCTTAGAGGGGACAGAGCAGAAAATATCGAGTCTGCAATTATTACCTACAAAGAGGCACTTTGTGTTAGAACTCGCGAAACATATCCAGTAGACTGGGCAATGACTCAGAACAATTTAGGAAATGCTTACAGTGAAAGAATATTGGGGAATACTGCAAGTAATATTGAATGTGCAATTGATGCGTATGAGCGAGCTCTCGAAATTAGAACTTATAAAGCATCTCCTGTAAATTGGGCGAGAACTTTAAGTAATCTTGCTATTGCTTACCGAAAACGTATCAATGGTGAAGCTGCGAAAAATATAGAAATATCTATTAATGCACTTAAGTTATCTCTAAAAGTAAGAAACCGTGAAGATCTTCCTATAGAATGGGCAATCACTCAAAATAATTTATCCCTTGCATACTTAAACCGTGTTGAAGGAAGCCGAAAAGACAATATTGAATCTGCAAAAAGTGCTTGTGAAGCAGCTCTTGAAATTTACACTCAAGAACAAAATTCTCATCAATGGGCAACAGCTCAGAACAACTTGGGTTTTGTGTATTGTGAACGGATAAAAGGAAATCCAGTAGAAAATATTAATGCTACTATTAAGAGGATGTCTGAAAAGTATATTTTGAGCATAGACATGTAG
- a CDS encoding Uma2 family endonuclease, producing MGCSSSPKTKALSPEEYIALEADFEVRHEYRDGEIIEIIDGTTNHNTITLNFVFCFLSYFRDKNYEIYSNDVRLWIPKTNKYTYPDVMIVRDEPIYTDTTKMTITNPIVIAEVLSSSTQNYDQGEKFDAYRSIPNFSEYLLIDQYQCYVKHFAKTAENQWLLTDCKGVNETIALASIDFDLALNELYKGIVFE from the coding sequence TTGGGTTGCAGCAGTTCCCCAAAAACAAAAGCGTTATCACCCGAAGAGTATATTGCCCTAGAAGCGGATTTTGAGGTACGGCATGAATATCGAGATGGGGAGATTATTGAGATTATCGACGGAACAACAAATCACAATACAATTACGCTGAATTTTGTGTTTTGTTTTCTCTCTTACTTCCGCGATAAAAACTATGAGATTTACTCCAATGATGTGAGGCTCTGGATTCCCAAAACAAATAAATATACTTACCCTGATGTAATGATTGTTCGGGATGAGCCGATCTATACAGATACAACTAAGATGACGATCACGAATCCGATTGTCATTGCGGAAGTGTTATCAAGCTCCACACAAAATTATGATCAAGGAGAAAAGTTTGATGCCTATCGTTCTATTCCAAACTTCTCTGAATACTTACTGATTGACCAATATCAATGCTACGTAAAACATTTTGCGAAGACGGCTGAAAATCAATGGCTTTTGACTGACTGCAAAGGTGTTAATGAAACGATTGCCTTGGCTTCAATAGATTTTGATCTAGCTCTAAATGAACTCTACAAAGGCATAGTCTTTGAATAA
- a CDS encoding IS1 family transposase produces the protein MIHCLSCQSTRAVKNGRIHSGKQNHKCRDCLWSPLYLEDV, from the coding sequence ATGATTCACTGTCTCAGTTGTCAGTCCACAAGAGCCGTCAAAAATGGTCGTATCCATAGCGGCAAACAAAACCATAAGTGCCGTGACTGTCTGTGGTCGCCGCTTTATTTAGAGGATGTCTGA
- a CDS encoding filamentous hemagglutinin N-terminal domain-containing protein, with the protein MLCQCLKGDRQTLLPVLFGLFCTQAVLTAPLAAQTEIIADTTLDNPTSTFFIPDIVPSIDLYFILGGVEQGENLFHSFEKFSVPETVFALFNNAATTENIIARVTGTEISEIGGFIQTANPANLFLANPNGIEVIQGSVPNIFLGGGSFVATTATDILFPNNAVFDQNTTSLDPLLFVSAPIGLGLSETSKSIDIKGSLANLDGGATILVADGINLEGDFGIDSDISSFGGDVALVSVAGGSQVDLVDTFPIARTDTVGSDINFDFANILFRAPNPEIEQLYLFGDNLTINTFSKIALETDNVDGQGAIATFDFQGDINISDTSGLEFTNPNTGGDTNINIRAQNLTANQAFFLFKTASTTERSTINFDIAEDLVFDDLTRFNVSNGGAQGGSDIIFRANNLRVQGDTVFDIRSESSYLEANNNLPRPEVLFDITEEFTQDSSQILVDNYSATGDGADLRIETARFRMLNGSQLTNSPLRGGNGGKILINASEFLELSGRDTAQDGNILLADSNSAGNSGGVEINTGRLILRDGGIIAAGTFFDGDGGAVTINASESVELSGRSERWASGIYADLLKSSGNGKDITIRTPRLTIQDQAVITTGNFQTLNRSLEGLPAGTGKPGNINIFTQDLRLFRESLLSTNANNTDGGNINIETVTLIALDNSDITANATAGSGGRISITAQGIFGTAFRDRLTSRSDITATSDLGAEFNGVVTLNTPDVDKTSSLDKLPADITDASDQIAAACAAETGSSFALVGRGGIQENPRIALNNGTLWQDLQSYVGESNTTDIQQATRPQDIQQSIEQQPVIQPITSWQTDNAGQIQLVSQVTKSADTLSCRQHQNITS; encoded by the coding sequence ATGTTGTGTCAATGTTTGAAAGGCGATCGCCAAACCTTATTACCGGTACTATTTGGCCTCTTCTGTACCCAAGCTGTTTTGACCGCACCATTAGCAGCCCAGACGGAGATCATTGCCGACACAACCCTTGATAATCCGACCTCAACGTTTTTTATTCCAGATATTGTCCCTAGCATTGACCTTTATTTTATTTTGGGCGGCGTTGAACAAGGGGAGAATCTCTTCCATAGCTTTGAAAAATTCTCTGTTCCTGAAACAGTCTTTGCTCTTTTCAATAACGCAGCAACAACTGAAAACATTATTGCCCGTGTCACAGGGACTGAGATTTCCGAGATTGGTGGTTTTATTCAAACAGCAAATCCAGCCAATTTATTTCTAGCGAATCCTAATGGCATTGAAGTGATTCAAGGCAGTGTGCCCAATATTTTTTTAGGTGGCGGTAGTTTTGTCGCGACAACGGCAACCGATATTTTATTTCCGAATAATGCTGTCTTTGATCAAAATACAACCAGCTTAGATCCACTACTCTTTGTCTCTGCTCCTATTGGTTTAGGACTAAGTGAAACCAGTAAAAGTATTGATATTAAAGGCTCTTTGGCGAACTTAGATGGTGGTGCAACTATTTTGGTTGCTGATGGGATTAACCTTGAAGGCGACTTTGGTATTGATAGTGACATTTCGTCATTTGGAGGGGATGTTGCTCTCGTTAGCGTTGCCGGTGGTAGTCAGGTTGATTTAGTTGATACTTTTCCGATTGCTCGTACTGACACAGTGGGCAGCGATATTAATTTTGATTTTGCCAATATTCTTTTCCGTGCTCCAAACCCAGAGATAGAACAGCTTTATCTCTTTGGCGATAATTTAACGATCAATACTTTCTCGAAGATTGCCCTCGAAACAGATAATGTGGATGGTCAAGGGGCGATCGCCACCTTTGATTTTCAAGGCGATATCAACATTAGCGATACCTCTGGCTTGGAATTCACTAATCCGAATACTGGAGGCGATACGAACATCAATATTCGCGCCCAGAACTTGACTGCGAATCAAGCTTTCTTTCTGTTTAAAACTGCTAGTACAACAGAGAGAAGCACTATTAACTTCGATATTGCAGAAGACTTGGTATTTGATGACCTCACTCGCTTCAATGTTTCTAATGGTGGGGCGCAAGGCGGATCAGATATTATCTTTCGTGCAAATAACCTGCGAGTGCAGGGTGATACTGTCTTCGATATTCGTTCAGAAAGTTCCTACCTAGAAGCGAATAACAATTTACCCCGTCCAGAAGTTCTGTTTGATATCACCGAGGAATTTACTCAAGATTCCTCGCAAATTCTTGTGGATAACTACAGCGCCACTGGTGATGGTGCAGACCTGCGGATAGAAACAGCGAGATTTCGAATGCTGAATGGCTCCCAGTTGACGAATAGCCCATTACGAGGTGGAAATGGCGGCAAAATTTTAATTAATGCGAGTGAATTCTTAGAGTTATCGGGGCGTGATACAGCACAAGATGGCAATATCCTATTAGCTGACTCCAATAGTGCTGGAAATTCAGGTGGCGTTGAGATTAATACTGGACGATTAATTCTCAGAGATGGTGGCATTATTGCAGCTGGTACTTTTTTTGATGGTGATGGCGGTGCCGTGACAATTAATGCCTCTGAATCTGTAGAGTTGTCGGGCCGTAGTGAACGATGGGCGTCTGGTATTTATGCTGATTTATTGAAGAGTAGCGGGAATGGCAAAGATATTACGATTAGGACGCCTCGGTTAACAATCCAAGATCAAGCTGTAATTACGACAGGGAACTTTCAAACGTTAAATCGATCCCTTGAGGGACTTCCAGCCGGGACAGGGAAGCCGGGGAATATCAATATTTTTACGCAAGATTTGAGATTGTTTCGAGAGAGTTTGCTGAGTACGAATGCGAATAATACTGATGGCGGCAATATTAATATTGAAACGGTGACGCTCATCGCTTTGGATAACAGTGATATTACAGCGAATGCTACAGCTGGTTCTGGTGGCAGGATTTCAATTACTGCTCAGGGGATTTTTGGTACTGCTTTCCGCGATCGCCTCACATCCAGAAGTGATATTACGGCAACCTCTGATCTCGGTGCTGAATTTAATGGGGTTGTTACGCTCAATACGCCAGATGTAGACAAAACCTCTAGTTTGGATAAACTACCTGCTGATATTACTGATGCAAGTGATCAAATTGCAGCTGCTTGTGCTGCGGAAACAGGAAGTTCTTTTGCCTTAGTGGGGCGCGGTGGCATCCAAGAGAACCCAAGAATTGCACTAAATAATGGAACACTTTGGCAGGATCTTCAGAGTTATGTCGGAGAATCTAATACTACTGACATTCAACAGGCGACTCGGCCTCAAGACATTCAGCAGAGCATCGAACAACAGCCAGTGATTCAACCAATTACAAGCTGGCAAACAGATAATGCTGGACAGATTCAGCTTGTTTCTCAAGTCACCAAAAGTGCAGATACTTTAAGTTGTCGTCAGCACCAGAACATAACAAGCTGA
- a CDS encoding Tab2/Atab2 family RNA-binding protein has translation MTIWELDFYSRPILDDNQKKLWEVLICEAPTSIKQGDGDLFRYSEFCTNTEVNSITLKKAIEKAIAEAGVSPSKIRFFRRQMNNMISKGCEDAGIPSAPSRRAYTLMQWIDQRTREVYPEHPNFDEQAARNTSVQYPSLNAVALPDAVRGDKGDKWAIVSLEASAFEDFDDWEIDFGEPFPLNNLNSDTKIPGLLIFSPRAVPLAGWMSGLELSFLHLNQQPRPSMVLETGVSDSWIVADLPNKGTVKEAKNFETAKKKAEGIHFLAIQNSPDDERFAGFWMLKE, from the coding sequence GTGACTATTTGGGAACTGGATTTTTATTCGCGTCCGATCTTGGATGACAATCAAAAAAAATTATGGGAAGTGCTCATCTGCGAAGCGCCCACCAGCATTAAACAAGGTGATGGGGATCTATTCCGGTATAGCGAGTTTTGTACGAACACAGAAGTCAACTCGATTACGCTAAAAAAAGCTATAGAAAAGGCGATCGCCGAAGCTGGTGTCAGCCCGAGTAAAATCAGGTTTTTCCGTCGTCAGATGAACAATATGATCTCGAAAGGCTGTGAAGATGCGGGTATTCCTTCTGCCCCCTCCCGCCGTGCCTACACTCTGATGCAGTGGATCGACCAACGCACTCGTGAGGTTTATCCTGAACATCCCAATTTTGATGAACAGGCGGCCCGCAATACCTCGGTGCAATATCCCTCTCTTAATGCCGTTGCTCTACCTGATGCTGTGCGAGGAGATAAAGGCGATAAATGGGCAATTGTTTCTCTAGAAGCCTCTGCATTTGAAGATTTTGATGATTGGGAAATTGATTTTGGTGAGCCCTTCCCGCTCAATAATTTAAACTCTGATACAAAAATTCCTGGCTTATTGATCTTCTCGCCGCGAGCGGTTCCCTTGGCTGGCTGGATGTCTGGCTTGGAGCTGAGCTTTTTGCATCTCAATCAACAGCCTCGTCCCAGTATGGTTTTAGAAACCGGGGTTAGTGATAGCTGGATTGTGGCGGATCTTCCCAATAAAGGCACCGTTAAAGAAGCGAAAAATTTTGAGACGGCAAAAAAGAAGGCCGAAGGTATACATTTCCTCGCTATACAAAATAGTCCTGATGATGAACGTTTTGCTGGGTTCTGGATGCTAAAGGAATAG
- a CDS encoding class I SAM-dependent methyltransferase: MATFLRPLSYKYQWIYDTISRLAALTVGGETRFRNLALQGILNEDKSNPKILDLCCGAGQTTQFLTQYSNQVTGLDLSPLAIALAKENVPQATYVISAAENMELPDNSFDIVHTSAALHEMTPEQLTQIFQQVYRVLKPGGIFTFIDLHQPTNPLFIPSLYTFMYLFETDTAWQMIRADLPSQLIAAGFNIIKKELHAGGSLQIIQSQKPSL; the protein is encoded by the coding sequence ATGGCAACTTTTTTACGACCATTGAGCTACAAATACCAATGGATTTATGACACCATTTCCCGCCTCGCAGCCCTCACCGTTGGTGGCGAAACCCGTTTCCGCAATCTGGCACTCCAAGGCATTCTTAACGAAGATAAGTCAAACCCGAAAATCCTTGACCTCTGCTGTGGTGCTGGCCAAACCACCCAGTTTTTAACTCAATATTCTAATCAGGTCACCGGACTTGATCTCTCCCCTCTGGCGATCGCCCTCGCAAAAGAAAATGTCCCTCAGGCAACCTACGTCATCAGTGCCGCTGAAAATATGGAGCTTCCCGACAATAGTTTTGACATTGTCCATACCAGCGCTGCTCTCCACGAAATGACACCAGAGCAGCTCACCCAAATTTTCCAGCAAGTCTATCGTGTCCTCAAACCCGGCGGTATTTTCACTTTTATTGATCTCCACCAACCCACCAATCCCCTTTTTATACCGAGCCTCTATACCTTTATGTATCTGTTTGAGACTGATACCGCCTGGCAAATGATTCGCGCCGATCTCCCATCACAGCTCATAGCAGCTGGATTTAACATCATCAAGAAAGAACTCCATGCGGGCGGCAGCTTACAGATAATCCAAAGTCAAAAACCCAGTCTATAG
- a CDS encoding YqeG family HAD IIIA-type phosphatase, with amino-acid sequence MALLNPSLLEPNLILGQTILHLTPEIVRRNKIKGLILDVDETLVPIRQARASEDLLQWVTEMKRAADIWLVSNNLSHQRIGRIAEMVDAPYLLGAKKPSRAKLRKAMDAMDLRPQEVAMVGDRLFTDVLAGNRLGLFTILVEPMVDPLKANRKYPIRNAEVWLSKFLGASLDGMKHNFTKGNRR; translated from the coding sequence ATGGCGCTTTTGAATCCCAGCTTGCTAGAACCAAACCTGATTTTAGGTCAGACAATTCTGCATCTCACTCCCGAAATTGTGCGTCGCAACAAGATCAAAGGACTGATCCTCGATGTCGATGAAACCCTTGTGCCTATACGACAAGCACGCGCCTCCGAGGATCTCCTTCAATGGGTTACCGAAATGAAGCGTGCCGCCGATATCTGGCTCGTTAGCAATAATCTCAGCCATCAACGAATCGGGCGCATTGCCGAAATGGTCGATGCCCCTTATCTCCTCGGCGCAAAAAAACCATCCCGCGCCAAGCTCCGCAAAGCTATGGACGCAATGGATCTCCGACCTCAGGAAGTCGCAATGGTTGGCGATCGCCTGTTCACCGATGTTCTCGCTGGAAATCGCCTGGGCTTATTCACTATTTTGGTAGAGCCGATGGTCGATCCCCTTAAGGCCAATCGTAAATATCCCATTCGCAACGCAGAAGTATGGCTCTCAAAGTTTCTTGGTGCTTCTCTAGATGGCATGAAACACAACTTTACAAAAGGCAACAGAAGATAA
- a CDS encoding dihydrolipoamide acetyltransferase family protein, with protein sequence MIHDIFMPALSSTMTEGKIVSWTKSPGDKVAKGETVVVVESDKADMDVESFNEGFLAAIVVEAGDEAPVGSAIALIAETEAEIEEAKQKAAALKNGAGSTPAPAAAPAPVAAPPPAPAPVAAPAPVAASAPAPVVNEGRIVASPRAKKLAKQFSVDLKAVAGSGPHGRIIAQDVEAAAGKAPTAPAATATTTAAIASAPTPAAKAVPAPAPAASVTPGEVVPLNTLQQAVVRNMNASLEVPTFHVSYDIATDKLDALYKQIKSKGVTMTGLLAKAVAVTLQKHPVVNASFGDNAIKYSNGINIAVAVAMPDGGLITPVLQGADQMDIYSLSRKWKDLVSRARSKQLQPDEYSTGTFTLSNLGMFGVSSFDAILPPGTGSILAIGGAQPKVVATADGLFGVKKSMTVNITCDHRVIYGADAAAFLKDFADLIENNTHSLTL encoded by the coding sequence ATGATTCACGATATTTTCATGCCCGCCCTCAGCTCCACGATGACCGAAGGAAAGATCGTCTCTTGGACTAAGTCACCGGGCGATAAAGTTGCTAAAGGTGAAACCGTTGTCGTGGTGGAATCTGATAAGGCTGATATGGATGTGGAGTCTTTTAATGAAGGATTCCTCGCAGCAATTGTTGTTGAAGCTGGTGATGAAGCGCCTGTTGGTTCGGCGATCGCCCTGATTGCAGAAACCGAGGCAGAAATCGAAGAAGCAAAGCAAAAAGCGGCAGCCTTAAAAAATGGTGCTGGTAGTACTCCGGCTCCCGCAGCAGCTCCGGCTCCAGTCGCAGCTCCACCCCCCGCTCCTGCACCTGTTGCAGCTCCTGCTCCAGTGGCAGCATCAGCACCTGCGCCTGTGGTAAATGAAGGCAGAATTGTTGCTTCTCCCAGAGCAAAGAAGCTTGCAAAACAATTTAGTGTTGACCTTAAGGCTGTTGCTGGTAGTGGCCCTCACGGTCGGATTATTGCTCAGGACGTTGAAGCGGCGGCGGGTAAAGCTCCCACTGCTCCAGCGGCAACTGCAACAACCACTGCGGCGATCGCCTCTGCACCTACTCCTGCCGCAAAAGCAGTTCCGGCACCGGCACCTGCGGCATCCGTTACTCCCGGCGAAGTTGTTCCCCTCAATACTCTTCAGCAGGCAGTCGTTCGCAACATGAACGCAAGTCTCGAAGTTCCAACTTTCCACGTTTCCTACGACATCGCAACTGACAAGCTCGATGCACTCTACAAGCAAATTAAGAGCAAGGGCGTAACTATGACTGGCCTCCTCGCGAAGGCTGTCGCTGTTACTCTCCAGAAGCATCCCGTTGTGAATGCAAGTTTTGGTGATAATGCCATCAAATACAGCAATGGCATCAATATCGCAGTAGCTGTGGCAATGCCCGATGGCGGTTTGATTACCCCTGTGCTCCAAGGCGCTGATCAAATGGATATTTATTCTCTATCTCGCAAGTGGAAAGATCTCGTATCCCGCGCCCGCTCGAAGCAACTCCAGCCTGATGAGTACAGCACTGGCACATTTACTCTTTCTAACCTCGGGATGTTTGGTGTAAGTAGCTTCGATGCAATTTTGCCTCCGGGAACTGGTTCTATCCTTGCGATTGGCGGAGCACAGCCTAAGGTGGTTGCGACGGCAGATGGTCTATTCGGCGTAAAGAAGTCCATGACAGTGAATATCACCTGTGACCACCGCGTTATTTACGGTGCAGATGCTGCGGCATTCCTGAAGGACTTTGCAGACCTCATCGAGAACAATACTCACTCTCTAACGCTCTAA
- a CDS encoding peroxiredoxin: MFKVLRPLLMSLCLAILLWFPANDALALGGKQPDLNAPAPEFTLLGNNGDGDIDEFSLSDYLGQWVVLYFYPQDFTPGCTLEAQRFQQDLPKYNERDVQILGVSVDDVDSHEQFCDAEGLKFPLLADAKGEVSKSYGSYLTGYSLRHTYLIDPKGLLQKIYLGVNPAIHSQEVLADLDSLTANS; the protein is encoded by the coding sequence ATGTTTAAAGTTCTTCGTCCCCTACTGATGTCCCTTTGCCTTGCTATTTTGCTGTGGTTTCCAGCAAATGATGCCCTAGCGCTTGGCGGTAAACAGCCGGATTTAAACGCCCCAGCCCCTGAATTTACGCTGTTAGGCAATAACGGTGATGGTGATATCGATGAATTTTCCCTCAGTGATTATCTCGGTCAATGGGTGGTTCTTTACTTCTATCCCCAAGACTTTACACCTGGTTGTACTCTTGAGGCACAGCGCTTTCAGCAGGATTTACCGAAATATAATGAGCGCGATGTGCAAATCCTCGGTGTCAGCGTAGATGATGTGGATTCCCATGAGCAATTTTGCGATGCTGAAGGTCTTAAATTCCCCCTTCTTGCGGATGCTAAAGGTGAAGTGAGCAAAAGCTATGGCTCCTATCTAACAGGTTATTCTCTGCGCCATACTTATCTCATTGATCCTAAAGGTCTTTTGCAGAAAATCTATCTCGGTGTAAACCCTGCAATCCATAGCCAAGAAGTCCTTGCAGACCTTGATTCTCTAACCGCAAATTCCTAA
- a CDS encoding putative sugar O-methyltransferase has translation MNIKHIIKQSLLSIPYIRRYVDQVQSLRLEVTSKEEQIERLKNLITHSRSPALFNSLDDFSTERLLSHPAIHPLPNTRIGSEEALDNPNRIKVAERLLNAYHQSLGDEKKSNLNRNGEDLWTGILRDELPDLMEAIDKGNAKKLADYLRDFGKSFVWFGGVTTCIDGYNRNLDPKQVSLTYLDKLVCLGESLGILRFENPENGPWGNNLQVNVDQLINDIEQVLNISISPPLNIIHTDGLTTDKGLFHYRHIHGLYSAIRIAKLTNCQGRVCELGGGIGITAMYSRRLGILDYTLLDLPITCLLAGHYLLHSIGLDDVVLYGESNSSGSIKILPYWECVNLKHKNYKLTINQDSLPEIDDNLIQEYLVQIRRITTDFFLSINHECFHPKTVNNFIQKETGYKQLYRHKCWIREGYLEELYRIQAM, from the coding sequence ATGAATATCAAACACATCATCAAACAATCACTCTTATCAATTCCTTATATTCGCCGTTATGTTGATCAAGTCCAATCATTGAGGTTAGAGGTGACTTCAAAAGAAGAACAAATTGAAAGATTGAAAAATCTAATAACTCATTCACGAAGTCCTGCATTATTTAATTCATTGGATGATTTTTCAACAGAGCGACTTCTCTCTCACCCAGCAATTCATCCACTACCAAATACTCGTATAGGGTCTGAAGAAGCGCTAGACAATCCAAACAGAATTAAAGTTGCAGAAAGACTTCTTAATGCTTATCACCAATCTTTAGGTGATGAAAAAAAATCGAACTTAAATCGTAATGGAGAAGATTTATGGACAGGCATACTTCGCGACGAATTACCTGATTTAATGGAAGCAATAGACAAAGGCAATGCAAAAAAACTAGCCGACTACTTAAGGGATTTCGGCAAGTCCTTTGTTTGGTTTGGGGGAGTTACCACTTGTATAGATGGATACAATAGAAATCTTGATCCCAAACAAGTTTCATTAACTTATCTAGATAAATTAGTGTGTCTTGGTGAATCATTAGGTATATTACGTTTTGAAAACCCAGAGAATGGTCCTTGGGGAAACAATTTGCAAGTAAATGTTGATCAGCTAATAAATGATATAGAACAAGTATTGAATATTTCAATTTCTCCTCCATTGAATATAATCCATACTGATGGCTTAACTACTGACAAAGGTTTATTTCACTATAGACATATTCACGGTTTATACAGTGCTATAAGAATTGCGAAATTAACTAATTGTCAAGGAAGAGTTTGTGAACTTGGAGGTGGAATTGGCATCACAGCTATGTATTCTAGACGTTTAGGCATATTAGATTATACTTTGCTAGATTTGCCAATAACTTGCTTGTTAGCTGGACATTATCTTTTACACTCCATAGGACTTGATGACGTTGTTCTTTATGGAGAATCAAATAGTTCAGGATCTATCAAAATATTGCCATATTGGGAATGTGTTAATCTCAAACATAAAAATTATAAATTAACAATAAATCAAGATAGCTTGCCTGAAATAGATGACAACTTAATTCAAGAATATTTGGTTCAAATCAGAAGGATTACAACTGATTTCTTCCTTAGTATTAATCATGAATGTTTTCATCCTAAAACCGTTAATAATTTCATTCAAAAAGAGACTGGATACAAACAACTTTATAGACATAAATGCTGGATACGTGAAGGGTATCTTGAGGAGCTATATCGTATCCAAGCAATGTAA
- a CDS encoding FIST N-terminal domain-containing protein, with product MTDQFQWLNALSTRASLEGAIAEVVDQIKPKLTGTADLGIVFISSAFTSEYSRVVPLLTEMLPMKVLVGCGGASIIGTDDNNQPQELEDRPALSLTVAHLPDVTIKPFQLIDKDIPDLDSSPDRWTSIFSVESSEEPDFIIFADPFSSNINDLLAGLDFAYPNAVKVGGLASSGGMGRTNGLFCYVQDQGRSPMFREGTVGVAITGNIKIDAIVAQGCRPIGEVYQVSECERNIITELSLESENETTTKSPLKMLQSLIASLDDDDQVLAQDSLFIGIAMDAFKQKLIHGDFLVRNLLGVDPKVGAMAIGDRIRPGQRIQFHLRDAETSAEDLTVLLKQYREQESNFQEPFGVLMFSCMGRGKGLYGELNFDANKLASYLPNPNIGGFFCNGEIGPVGDRTFLHGYTSVFGIVRPQK from the coding sequence ATGACTGACCAATTTCAATGGCTCAACGCATTGTCGACCCGCGCATCCCTAGAGGGGGCGATCGCCGAGGTTGTGGATCAGATCAAACCAAAATTAACGGGCACAGCAGATCTGGGCATTGTGTTTATTTCCTCAGCTTTTACTAGTGAATATTCGCGGGTTGTGCCTCTTCTCACTGAAATGCTACCCATGAAAGTTTTGGTGGGTTGCGGTGGTGCGAGCATTATCGGCACGGATGATAATAATCAACCACAAGAATTGGAAGACCGTCCAGCTCTAAGTTTGACCGTCGCTCATCTGCCCGATGTCACCATTAAGCCGTTTCAACTAATCGACAAAGATATCCCTGACCTCGATAGTTCACCTGATCGTTGGACCAGTATTTTCAGCGTTGAAAGTAGTGAAGAACCGGATTTTATTATTTTTGCAGACCCCTTTTCTTCCAACATTAATGACTTGCTGGCAGGACTAGATTTTGCTTATCCCAATGCAGTGAAGGTCGGAGGATTAGCAAGCTCTGGTGGTATGGGTCGCACAAATGGCCTATTTTGCTATGTTCAAGATCAAGGGCGATCGCCAATGTTTCGGGAAGGAACTGTGGGCGTAGCAATCACAGGCAATATCAAAATCGATGCCATTGTGGCGCAGGGTTGCCGACCAATCGGGGAAGTGTATCAAGTCTCTGAATGCGAGAGAAATATTATCACCGAACTCTCCTTGGAAAGTGAGAACGAGACGACAACCAAATCACCACTCAAAATGTTGCAGTCTCTGATCGCCAGCCTCGATGATGATGACCAAGTGCTCGCTCAGGATTCCTTATTTATTGGCATTGCGATGGATGCTTTCAAACAAAAACTCATCCATGGTGATTTTTTAGTACGCAATTTACTCGGTGTCGACCCGAAAGTAGGAGCAATGGCTATTGGCGATCGCATTCGTCCTGGACAGCGCATCCAATTTCATTTAAGAGATGCTGAAACTTCTGCCGAAGATTTAACAGTACTTCTCAAGCAATATCGCGAACAAGAATCCAATTTCCAAGAACCTTTTGGTGTGTTGATGTTTTCTTGTATGGGACGAGGCAAAGGACTATATGGCGAACTTAATTTTGATGCAAATAAACTCGCATCCTATTTACCTAATCCCAATATCGGTGGATTTTTCTGCAATGGTGAAATCGGCCCTGTCGGCGATCGCACCTTTTTACATGGCTACACATCAGTCTTTGGGATTGTCCGTCCACAAAAATAA